The stretch of DNA TGGCTGCTCAGCTCGGCCTGGGGCTCCCCGACCTCCAACGGCCGGGTCGCCTCGTCATCAGCGGTGCCTTCGCGGGGCTCCTCCTCGCCTGGCCCCTGGAGACCCCGCTCCAGCCTCTCCTCTTCGGCCTCCTCCGCCTGCCCCGGGGGCCCACTCTGGTCCGCGTCCTCGCCGGCCTCTGCCCAAGCGTCCCCTGGGGCCGCCTCCCCCGACTCACCTCCCTCGGGGTCGCCCGTCTCCTCCGCTGAGCCCCGAGGCTCCCCCGCAAGCTCCCCGGGGGTGCACCCCGCGCTCTCCGCCGCTGGGGCCTCAATCGCCTCCGCCTGGGACTGGGAGCTGCGGTCCCCTCCGTCCCGGGGCTCACCCTCGGCGCCCTGCGCTCCTGCCGTCGGCACCCCGACATCCGTGCTGGCCCCCGCTGGCCCCCCGACATCTGTATTATCCGCCACCGATTCCTCGGCTCCCAGGCTCTCCCCCGCCGGCCCCTCGGCGTCCAGGCGGTCCCCCACCGACTCCGGGGCGTCCACGCGGGCCCCCGCCGACCCCTCGGCTACCACGCTTTCCCCCACCGACTCCGGGGCGTCCACGCGGGCCCCCGCCGACCCCTCGGCTACCACGCTTTCCCCCACCGACTCCGGGGCGTCCACGCGGGCCCCCGCCGACCCCTCGGCTACCACGCTTTCCCCCACCGACTCCGGGGCATCCACGCGGGCCCCCGCCGGCCCCTCGGCGTCCACGCGCGCCCCGGACGCCCCAGGCGCGCTGCCGGCCGGCTCCCCCGGCCCGCTCCCCGCCTCTTCCGCCTCGTTCAGGGCCGCGGAGTCCCCGCTCCCCGCTTGAGCCTCCCCCGGCTCCTCGCCCTGCGCGCCTGGCCCGGGGCCCGCCTCCTCCTCCGGCCCCGCGCCGCTCGTCGGCCCCTCTACCTTGCGGGCGTCGTCCCCTGCCTCGTCCTGGCCATGCGCCCCGCTCGCGCCCCGCGTGTCGGCTCCTGGGCCCCCGCCGGCGCCCGGCTCCAGCCCGCCCTCTCGCCCTCCGGCCGGCCCCGAGCCTTCTCCTTCGGGCCCCGCGGCCGTCGCGGCTGCGCCCGCCCCGTCGCTCCCCGGCGCCTCCGCGGGGCCCTGTCTCGCCTCCTCTCTCTGAGCCATAGGGCCGGCGGTCTCCGTCTCGCCCCGCCTATCCGCCTGAAGCGCCGGGCCCCCGGACGGGCTCCGAGGACGCGGGGCGCCCCTCTCCAGCTCCACGACCTCAGTCATGGCCGCAGATCCCTGTCTTGGACCGGAGACCCTTCCTGGACTCTGCTGAGGAGCCGGTTGGCGCTGGGCGAAGGGCACAGCGCGGGGGACCGCTGCGCCCCCTCGGAGAGGACCCCCCCTGCTCCGGGCTCTGGCGGCGCCTGAGCGGTTCGCTGCGCGCGCGGGGCGAAATCCTCTCGCCGCAAGACGCCGCGCCCCTTCTCCCGGGCTTAAGCTTTCTGGGTTCTTTCACCGCTCCTGTTTCTCCCTGGTTCCGCGTCTGCTTTCCACCTGGACCCTTAATTACGACCTTGGTTCCCAGGAAAGGCGCCCGCGGGGGTGCAGTGCGCGGCTGG from Dama dama isolate Ldn47 chromosome 31, ASM3311817v1, whole genome shotgun sequence encodes:
- the CLIC6 gene encoding chloride intracellular channel protein 6, whose protein sequence is MTEVVELERGAPRPRSPSGGPALQADRRGETETAGPMAQREEARQGPAEAPGSDGAGAAATAAGPEGEGSGPAGGREGGLEPGAGGGPGADTRGASGAHGQDEAGDDARKVEGPTSGAGPEEEAGPGPGAQGEEPGEAQAGSGDSAALNEAEEAGSGPGEPAGSAPGASGARVDAEGPAGARVDAPESVGESVVAEGSAGARVDAPESVGESVVAEGSAGARVDAPESVGESVVAEGSAGARVDAPESVGDRLDAEGPAGESLGAEESVADNTDVGGPAGASTDVGVPTAGAQGAEGEPRDGGDRSSQSQAEAIEAPAAESAGCTPGELAGEPRGSAEETGDPEGGESGEAAPGDAWAEAGEDADQSGPPGQAEEAEEERLERGLQGPGEEEPREGTADDEATRPLEVGEPQAELSSHSAGERSAERGGGGGSGTVPENGGQEDGEASEEGAPGQDHDITLFVKAGCDGESIGNCPFSQRLFMILWLKGVIFNVTTVDLKRKPVDLQNLAPGTNPPFMTFDGEVKTDVNKIEEFLEEKLAPPRYPKLGTQHSESNSAGNDVFAKFSAFIKNTKKDANEIYERNLLKALKKLDSYLNSPLPDEIDAYSTEEAAISGRKFLDGNELTLADCNLLPKLHIIKIVAKRYRDFEFPSEMTGIWRYLNNAYARDEFTNTCPADQEIEHAYSDVAKRMK